A region from the Chitinophaga sp. Cy-1792 genome encodes:
- the ligD gene encoding non-homologous end-joining DNA ligase, whose amino-acid sequence MSLARYREKRTFSATPEPTGGRSDSEVLHFVVQQHEASHMHYDFRLEIRGVLKSWAVPKGPSMDPRVKHLAMMVEDHPYNYKDFEGIIPPGNYGAGTVIVWDQGWYEPDVPAKNKKAAEKALLKELDSGKLKFFLHGDKLKGEFVLVKAPARGDNAWLLIKMKDEFASAADILRKNKSVVSGKTITQVKKSPERVWESSQKKSTTKHTPKAAVKKAAPSAINIGKKAAMPEGVKPMLATLANKPFDNADWLYEIKWDGYRAIGYCNKEKAHIVSRNQLSFDKKFPVITEALKEWNVKAVVDGEIVAPDENGDPDFQQLQNYLKFGSSTQIVYYIFDLLWYEGRDLRQEPLLTRKTLLQQILPPEDNLIRYSDHIIENGKAFYEAAVKRGLEGVMAKNANGAYVSGRRTDSWLKIKNNQFTEAVICGYTKGRNSRKYFGAIVLGKYKGSKLQYIGHTGGGFSDQQLRELYAKFQPLVTDHSPFKPVPDTNMPVTWMKPLLVCAVKYAEITTEGILRQPIFMGLREDKKAATEKNEKIVTAPPDKLTTSKKSSNMATATSAKAKTAEAKKTPAKKAAVKKTTPKKTAATSSEKKTTTSARKKKAITKPSKNSGNDFLPAGETEVEMKVDGRLLKFTNLDKVYWPVEKITKGDMINYYASVVDYILPYLKDRPQSLNRFPEGINGFHFYQKNVEDKVADWIETFPYLSESDGQTKSFLVCKDKATLLYMANLGCIELNPWHSRISKPDNPDYCLIDLDPDKNPFSQVVETALVVKSVLDEIGAESYVKTSGSSGMHILVPLGARYSYEQSRMLAQLVTGVVNKRLPDTTSVVRTPAKRKGLIYLDFLQNRQIQTMAVAYSLRPKPGATISAPLSWKEVKAGLNMKDFNINTMPARLAAKGDLLKGLLGKGINLNQVLDKLQHLL is encoded by the coding sequence ATGAGTTTAGCCAGATACCGCGAGAAAAGGACCTTTTCTGCTACACCGGAACCTACCGGCGGCCGCAGCGATAGCGAAGTGTTGCATTTTGTGGTGCAGCAACATGAAGCTTCGCATATGCATTATGATTTCCGCCTCGAAATAAGAGGGGTACTGAAGAGCTGGGCCGTACCCAAAGGTCCCAGCATGGACCCACGTGTAAAGCACCTGGCCATGATGGTGGAAGACCATCCTTACAACTACAAAGACTTTGAAGGCATCATTCCGCCCGGCAACTATGGCGCCGGCACTGTCATTGTTTGGGATCAAGGCTGGTATGAGCCGGATGTTCCTGCGAAAAATAAAAAAGCCGCTGAAAAAGCCCTGTTGAAAGAACTGGATAGTGGCAAGCTTAAATTCTTCCTGCATGGCGATAAACTTAAAGGAGAATTTGTACTGGTGAAAGCCCCTGCCAGAGGGGATAACGCCTGGCTGCTCATAAAAATGAAGGATGAGTTTGCATCTGCTGCCGATATTCTCCGGAAAAACAAATCTGTGGTAAGCGGAAAAACTATTACACAGGTAAAAAAATCCCCGGAACGTGTATGGGAGTCTTCACAAAAAAAATCAACAACAAAACATACACCCAAAGCTGCTGTTAAAAAAGCGGCCCCGTCTGCCATAAATATTGGTAAAAAAGCTGCCATGCCGGAAGGTGTAAAACCCATGCTGGCAACGCTTGCCAACAAACCATTTGATAACGCCGACTGGCTCTATGAAATCAAATGGGACGGCTACAGGGCCATCGGCTATTGCAATAAGGAGAAAGCGCATATCGTTTCCCGAAACCAGCTTAGTTTTGATAAGAAATTTCCGGTGATAACGGAAGCCCTGAAGGAATGGAACGTAAAAGCGGTCGTAGATGGCGAAATTGTTGCACCTGACGAAAATGGTGACCCGGATTTTCAACAATTGCAGAACTACCTGAAATTCGGCAGCAGCACGCAAATTGTATATTATATTTTTGACCTGCTCTGGTATGAAGGTCGCGACCTCCGGCAAGAGCCGCTGCTAACCAGGAAAACGCTGCTACAACAAATATTGCCACCTGAAGATAATCTTATCCGCTACAGTGATCATATCATTGAAAATGGTAAGGCTTTTTATGAAGCGGCAGTGAAACGCGGACTGGAAGGGGTAATGGCTAAAAATGCCAACGGCGCTTATGTCTCCGGCAGGCGAACAGATAGCTGGCTGAAGATAAAGAACAATCAGTTTACGGAGGCCGTCATCTGCGGTTATACCAAAGGGCGCAACAGCCGGAAATATTTCGGCGCTATCGTGCTGGGGAAATACAAAGGCAGTAAACTTCAGTATATTGGTCATACCGGTGGCGGGTTTTCAGACCAGCAGCTACGCGAGCTCTACGCAAAATTTCAACCGCTGGTAACCGATCATTCACCTTTTAAGCCGGTACCTGATACCAATATGCCGGTCACCTGGATGAAACCACTGCTGGTATGTGCCGTGAAATATGCAGAGATTACTACAGAAGGGATTTTACGACAACCCATATTTATGGGACTACGGGAGGATAAAAAAGCTGCAACAGAAAAGAACGAGAAGATAGTGACGGCGCCCCCGGATAAATTAACAACTTCGAAAAAATCTTCGAATATGGCAACAGCAACATCTGCGAAAGCGAAGACCGCCGAGGCAAAGAAAACACCGGCTAAAAAAGCTGCGGTAAAAAAAACTACACCAAAAAAAACTGCTGCTACATCTTCCGAAAAAAAAACTACAACATCAGCCAGGAAAAAAAAAGCCATAACAAAACCCTCCAAAAATAGTGGCAACGATTTTTTGCCTGCCGGAGAAACAGAGGTAGAAATGAAGGTGGACGGACGTTTGCTGAAATTTACCAACCTGGATAAAGTCTACTGGCCGGTAGAAAAAATTACCAAAGGGGATATGATCAACTACTATGCATCCGTAGTAGATTATATATTGCCTTATCTAAAAGACCGGCCGCAGTCGCTCAACCGCTTCCCGGAAGGTATTAACGGTTTTCATTTTTACCAGAAAAATGTAGAAGATAAAGTGGCCGACTGGATAGAGACATTTCCTTACCTGAGTGAGTCGGACGGACAAACCAAGTCGTTCCTGGTGTGTAAAGATAAGGCTACACTCTTGTACATGGCCAATCTGGGCTGTATCGAGCTAAACCCCTGGCATAGCCGTATCAGCAAGCCGGATAACCCTGACTACTGTCTGATTGATCTAGATCCGGATAAGAATCCATTTAGTCAGGTGGTGGAAACGGCGCTGGTAGTGAAGTCGGTGCTGGATGAAATAGGGGCGGAGTCTTATGTAAAGACATCTGGTTCTTCGGGGATGCATATACTGGTGCCGTTGGGGGCGCGCTATAGTTATGAGCAGTCGCGGATGCTGGCGCAGCTGGTAACAGGCGTTGTCAATAAGCGGCTGCCTGATACTACCAGCGTGGTTCGTACTCCTGCCAAAAGGAAAGGACTGATATACCTGGATTTTCTGCAGAACCGCCAGATACAGACGATGGCAGTGGCCTATTCATTAAGGCCTAAGCCAGGTGCTACGATATCGGCGCCGCTTAGCTGGAAGGAAGTAAAGGCCGGACTCAATATGAAGGATTTTAATATCAATACGATGCCGGCCAGGCTCGCGGCTAAGGGCGATCTGTTAAAAGGGTTGCTGGGAAAAGGTATTAACCTGAATCAGGTGTTGGACAAGCTACAGCATTTGCTGTAG
- a CDS encoding PKD domain-containing protein gives MENTGMTKYSRLEEYILGTGQPTGRKKINSATDPDYVPPVYDPGSCPVTPAEPINGNKLKINIVYNGSQFVSFQHLEIAPWDKSASNPALFSDKYLVLPGQGTAAIVQSQRHVAEWWKISMVSSNFSKKLSLNLIIRYTTAQGAQDLVTTTIDINSGKVWENLNLVRTTEGGLNLLEFILTDSTVPSVENVPPVANAGPDVTVFVEDQPAIQLQGTGTDIDGSIVSWHWDKLVGPIAYQLSDPNVPQPMLTGLVAGVYKFRLTVTDNRGAIGQDEVSITVNTKAAGATGTVLAYVDSRASQAFITKIELRTNGDGETISLLDATLGSTDSPVLKTPPKGTYDVYVTIAGTAGSVKADFQGKTACQPYQGEGMYIFHSVMIGDGADGVAVTLSSGNCGDEPVTLIYAKLTITNSAVTEQAVLPYGKKILRSANVNVRFYQDAALTQPATANVLLNYRITTTEAVSAITRVLDTYTQVANTDNLLLTRDRGEAIYDLSLPVDQQLQSDTNIAYELLPGVGYKVIS, from the coding sequence ATGGAAAATACCGGGATGACTAAATATAGTCGGTTGGAGGAATATATTCTTGGTACAGGTCAGCCAACTGGCAGAAAAAAAATAAACTCAGCCACTGATCCTGACTACGTACCTCCTGTCTACGATCCGGGAAGCTGTCCGGTAACGCCGGCAGAACCAATAAATGGCAATAAGCTAAAAATTAATATCGTATATAACGGCAGCCAGTTCGTTAGCTTTCAGCACCTGGAAATAGCACCCTGGGACAAGAGTGCCAGTAACCCCGCCCTCTTTAGCGATAAATACCTGGTACTTCCTGGCCAGGGCACTGCAGCGATCGTGCAATCGCAAAGGCATGTGGCAGAATGGTGGAAGATCAGCATGGTAAGTAGTAATTTCTCAAAAAAGTTATCACTTAACCTCATTATCAGGTATACAACTGCACAAGGTGCGCAGGACCTGGTAACCACAACTATTGACATCAATTCAGGTAAGGTCTGGGAGAACTTAAACCTGGTACGCACCACTGAAGGCGGCTTGAATTTGTTGGAGTTTATACTTACCGATTCGACTGTGCCATCCGTTGAAAATGTACCACCTGTTGCAAATGCAGGTCCGGACGTAACCGTATTCGTGGAAGATCAGCCAGCTATCCAGCTGCAAGGTACAGGCACGGATATAGATGGAAGCATCGTTTCCTGGCATTGGGATAAATTGGTAGGCCCGATTGCATACCAACTCAGCGATCCGAATGTGCCACAGCCTATGCTGACCGGACTGGTAGCCGGGGTGTACAAATTCAGATTAACGGTAACGGATAATCGTGGTGCCATCGGACAGGATGAGGTTAGTATAACGGTAAATACCAAAGCAGCCGGAGCTACCGGTACCGTACTCGCATACGTGGATTCCCGCGCATCACAGGCATTCATTACAAAAATTGAATTGCGCACTAATGGCGATGGAGAAACAATTTCTTTGTTGGATGCAACATTGGGTAGTACAGATAGTCCTGTCCTGAAAACGCCACCAAAAGGAACCTACGATGTGTATGTTACAATCGCAGGAACAGCAGGTTCCGTAAAAGCCGATTTCCAGGGCAAAACGGCGTGTCAGCCATACCAGGGAGAAGGAATGTATATTTTCCACAGTGTAATGATAGGAGATGGCGCGGATGGTGTTGCTGTTACATTGTCCAGTGGCAATTGTGGTGATGAACCGGTTACACTGATTTACGCTAAACTCACCATCACCAATAGCGCCGTAACTGAACAGGCAGTATTGCCGTATGGAAAGAAAATACTACGCAGCGCCAACGTAAACGTACGTTTTTATCAGGATGCAGCCCTTACTCAGCCGGCAACGGCCAATGTGCTGCTCAACTATCGTATTACGACTACAGAAGCTGTCAGTGCAATTACACGTGTGCTGGATACCTATACACAGGTAGCAAATACAGATAATCTGCTGCTGACACGAGACAGGGGAGAAGCCATTTATGACCTCAGTCTGCCAGTGGATCAGCAATTGCAAAGTGATACGAATATTGCCTATGAACTCTTACCAGGCGTAGGTTATAAAGTGATAAGTTAA
- a CDS encoding Na+/H+ antiporter: MENYSIILFLLGVMIIFSGIAEKIRIPVPIVLIAVGIAVGFIPSLPEIELDPEIVFLLFLPPLLYDAAFNIRFDEFKTNMNTIGTLAISLVFLTATGIAVMAHYIIPGMTWPLAFVLGAILSATDAVAATSVTKGLGLSHKTLTILEGESLVNDASALVAYRFALAAVTGTAFVFWKASLEFVIVLAGGFAVGVVMGWVLAFLLTRFKQNYWVCISLMLLMPFIAYLLAEDFHVSGVIAVVILGLMIARFSRKIFPEHVKQQSKSIWDIIIFLLNGLMFIFIGLEFPYVLKGIDKTHVWVYVLYALLAVIVAIVIRMLRVYLQKVNLQRAFRKKDKRVSEDALLDFKTSLIITWAGMRGIVSLAVALGLPKTLGDGTPFPERDIIIFISVVAVLITLLGQGLTLPWLVRTLQKKGAHRAG, from the coding sequence ATGGAAAATTACAGTATAATTTTGTTTCTATTGGGTGTAATGATTATTTTCTCCGGTATAGCGGAGAAGATACGGATACCTGTACCCATCGTATTGATAGCAGTAGGAATAGCGGTGGGCTTCATTCCCAGCTTACCGGAAATTGAGTTGGACCCTGAGATAGTCTTCCTGTTGTTTCTGCCTCCCTTGTTATATGATGCGGCTTTCAATATTCGTTTCGACGAGTTTAAGACCAATATGAACACGATCGGTACGCTGGCGATATCCCTGGTATTCCTTACTGCTACCGGCATTGCGGTGATGGCGCATTATATTATTCCTGGCATGACCTGGCCGCTGGCATTTGTATTGGGGGCTATTTTGTCTGCCACAGATGCAGTGGCTGCAACCTCTGTTACCAAAGGATTAGGGCTGTCTCATAAGACGCTCACCATATTGGAAGGGGAGAGCCTGGTGAATGATGCATCTGCGTTGGTGGCCTATCGTTTTGCATTGGCGGCGGTTACCGGCACGGCCTTCGTATTCTGGAAAGCCTCCCTGGAGTTCGTAATAGTGCTGGCGGGAGGATTTGCCGTTGGTGTAGTAATGGGATGGGTGCTGGCATTTTTGCTGACCCGCTTCAAACAGAACTATTGGGTATGTATTAGTTTGATGTTGCTGATGCCTTTCATCGCCTATCTGCTGGCGGAAGACTTTCATGTTTCAGGCGTAATAGCCGTGGTGATACTGGGATTGATGATTGCCAGGTTTAGCAGGAAGATATTCCCTGAGCATGTGAAGCAGCAGTCGAAATCTATCTGGGATATCATCATCTTTCTGTTGAATGGACTGATGTTTATTTTCATCGGGCTGGAATTTCCTTATGTACTGAAAGGTATAGATAAGACGCACGTATGGGTGTATGTGCTTTATGCCCTGCTGGCGGTGATTGTAGCTATTGTAATAAGAATGCTGAGAGTATACCTGCAGAAAGTGAACCTGCAACGGGCTTTCAGGAAGAAAGATAAGCGGGTAAGTGAAGATGCTTTATTGGATTTTAAAACGAGTCTGATCATTACCTGGGCGGGTATGCGCGGTATAGTATCACTGGCGGTGGCATTAGGTTTACCTAAAACACTTGGCGACGGTACGCCGTTTCCGGAACGGGACATCATTATTTTTATTTCCGTAGTGGCGGTGCTGATAACCTTGCTGGGACAAGGTTTAACGCTACCATGGCTGGTTAGAACCCTTCAGAAGAAGGGCGCACACAGGGCGGGATAG
- a CDS encoding phytanoyl-CoA dioxygenase family protein → MTNICQQFEDNGFAVIPGIYDHLAINEIIAAITSADSTSPAFRRSADLFAIRRFLHEVPEVLPLLLNENMKRLMAEILQHDYFIVKSIYFDKPSGSNWYVSYHQDLTISVNDKQVLPGFGPWTVKTDQFAVQPPLEYLHNIVTFRIHLDDTTASNGALRVIPGSHKKEIQRPEMIDWPNTSETTCEVPAGGIMLMKPLLLHSSGRTTNEQQRRVIHIECASLELPTAIQWSEKIGLQ, encoded by the coding sequence ATGACCAACATTTGCCAGCAATTCGAAGATAATGGTTTCGCCGTCATTCCCGGCATTTATGACCACCTTGCTATCAATGAAATCATTGCTGCTATTACGTCGGCCGATAGTACCAGCCCTGCCTTCAGGCGCTCTGCAGACCTCTTCGCCATACGCCGTTTTCTTCATGAAGTACCGGAAGTATTGCCATTGCTACTCAACGAAAATATGAAACGCCTGATGGCCGAAATACTGCAACACGACTACTTCATCGTAAAAAGTATCTACTTCGACAAGCCCTCCGGTTCCAACTGGTACGTAAGTTATCATCAGGACCTCACCATTTCTGTCAACGATAAACAAGTCCTTCCCGGCTTCGGTCCCTGGACAGTTAAAACCGACCAGTTTGCAGTACAGCCACCACTGGAGTACCTGCACAATATTGTCACTTTTCGTATACACCTCGACGATACCACTGCCAGCAATGGCGCCCTGCGCGTCATTCCCGGCTCTCACAAAAAAGAAATCCAGCGGCCCGAAATGATTGACTGGCCCAATACTTCAGAAACTACGTGTGAAGTCCCTGCCGGCGGTATCATGCTCATGAAACCACTGCTGCTGCATAGTTCCGGCCGTACTACCAACGAGCAGCAACGAAGGGTGATCCACATCGAATGCGCCAGCCTCGAACTGCCAACAGCCATTCAATGGTCTGAAAAAATCGGCTTACAATAA
- a CDS encoding MarR family winged helix-turn-helix transcriptional regulator: MNKTVELVNHWGNFEEKHPNGSIADFCRYYLARQEKEPKTSGKLVGGVVPQVKAGLLMKIIGRISKLNMSYANIALEGTGLHQIEEFGILQTIRQEQAPRKTEVIYANLFELSSGTDMLNRLKKRGLIKEYADKEDKRSKRIELTAKGEKVIRDSTAKIEKNATMLLHTLADDDKDLCIQLLKEIEIKLSEKWQRHKGKGFDEIFEDLLQEQSK; this comes from the coding sequence ATGAATAAAACCGTAGAACTGGTAAACCACTGGGGCAATTTTGAAGAAAAGCATCCGAACGGCAGCATCGCCGATTTTTGCAGGTATTACCTGGCACGGCAGGAGAAAGAACCAAAAACATCCGGAAAGCTCGTTGGCGGCGTTGTTCCACAGGTAAAAGCAGGACTACTCATGAAAATTATCGGCAGAATCAGCAAGCTGAATATGTCATATGCCAATATAGCCCTGGAAGGTACCGGGCTTCATCAAATTGAAGAATTCGGCATCCTGCAAACAATCAGGCAGGAGCAGGCCCCCCGCAAAACAGAGGTAATCTACGCTAACCTGTTCGAGCTATCCAGCGGCACAGATATGCTCAACCGATTGAAGAAACGGGGCTTAATAAAAGAATATGCAGACAAAGAAGATAAACGCTCCAAAAGAATAGAACTCACGGCCAAAGGAGAAAAGGTAATCAGGGACAGTACTGCAAAAATAGAGAAGAACGCGACCATGCTGCTCCATACGCTCGCAGATGATGACAAAGACCTGTGTATTCAATTATTAAAAGAGATAGAAATTAAGTTGTCAGAAAAATGGCAAAGGCATAAGGGAAAAGGTTTTGATGAGATATTTGAAGACCTGCTGCAGGAACAAAGTAAGTAG
- a CDS encoding baseplate J/gp47 family protein, which produces MALDIKPSTSVERRLLFLETLINTTDKVTKVADNSVLSGIATGISKIVGKSEKDIVLALSQLFPDTAFGTQLDEVALNFGVAPRMGSLGATTYVRVMANPGTQYSATMHFPTSTAGIRFEFEEDFTVGDAGFAYAKVRSIEKGAATNVEALSIARLAPAPSGHLNIINESRAEYGRDTESDDFFRIRIKNGANILARGTLAMMEQLFIAINRKVLRVFHYGNSNSGKVVLGIVTQDGSILTNTEMDDLLKKSAMYFSLTEYKPFGTEYYGIELQNATYAPVDICFRVELDNSVNPDDIRRNIQVVISKYLDFRYFDPSVMRVEWDNLLQIVKNTAGVKYVPDQYFYPRTDLSIDQFALPRLRGFLMLDLEGRIITNFSGTLSPLYYPNVIDHAYMSTILDL; this is translated from the coding sequence ATGGCTCTGGATATTAAACCTTCCACCTCCGTTGAAAGGAGATTACTTTTCCTTGAAACACTGATTAATACCACGGATAAAGTAACCAAAGTAGCAGATAACTCTGTGCTTTCCGGTATCGCTACCGGTATATCCAAAATTGTGGGAAAAAGCGAAAAGGACATTGTGCTGGCACTAAGCCAGCTCTTTCCTGATACAGCATTTGGAACACAACTGGACGAAGTGGCTTTGAACTTTGGCGTAGCCCCTCGTATGGGAAGTCTTGGTGCTACCACTTACGTAAGAGTGATGGCAAACCCCGGAACTCAATATAGTGCTACTATGCACTTTCCGACATCTACAGCGGGTATCCGTTTTGAATTTGAAGAAGATTTTACGGTGGGGGATGCCGGCTTTGCCTATGCAAAGGTCAGAAGCATTGAAAAAGGTGCTGCCACCAACGTGGAAGCATTGTCGATTGCCCGCTTAGCTCCAGCCCCCAGCGGACACCTCAATATTATCAATGAAAGTCGTGCAGAATATGGTCGGGATACAGAGTCGGACGACTTCTTCCGTATCCGTATAAAAAATGGGGCAAACATCCTCGCACGTGGTACGCTGGCAATGATGGAACAACTTTTTATCGCCATCAACCGGAAGGTACTGCGTGTGTTTCATTACGGCAACAGTAATTCCGGAAAAGTGGTACTGGGCATCGTAACACAAGACGGATCAATTCTTACCAACACGGAAATGGATGACCTTTTGAAGAAAAGTGCTATGTATTTCTCTCTGACAGAATATAAACCCTTCGGAACAGAATATTACGGTATTGAGTTGCAGAATGCGACTTATGCTCCAGTAGATATTTGCTTCCGCGTGGAGCTGGATAATTCTGTTAACCCGGATGATATTCGCAGGAATATTCAGGTAGTTATTTCCAAGTACCTCGATTTCCGTTACTTCGATCCATCTGTTATGCGTGTGGAATGGGATAACCTGCTACAAATTGTGAAAAATACAGCAGGCGTTAAATACGTGCCGGATCAGTATTTCTATCCGCGGACAGATCTGTCTATTGACCAGTTTGCTCTGCCACGCCTTCGGGGATTCCTGATGCTGGACCTCGAAGGAAGGATCATTACCAACTTCAGCGGCACACTTTCCCCACTTTACTATCCAAACGTGATTGATCACGCTTACATGTCCACCATTTTAGATTTATAA
- a CDS encoding DoxX family protein: protein MEQAKSNSILYWIAKVFISFFILFSAWFSYTHADDLRKLGFPDYFRIELVIAKVIGAIVLLLPFTALRVKEWVYAGFITAMTSALIAHICSGDPLSRILFVSVDLVLMLLAIRYVSKTDFLIKKQRS from the coding sequence ATGGAACAAGCAAAATCAAACAGCATCCTATATTGGATTGCCAAAGTTTTTATCAGCTTCTTTATACTTTTCAGCGCCTGGTTTTCTTATACACATGCAGACGATTTAAGAAAACTTGGGTTTCCGGATTATTTCCGCATAGAATTGGTGATTGCTAAAGTCATAGGCGCTATTGTGCTCTTACTACCTTTTACGGCACTGCGGGTAAAAGAATGGGTATATGCAGGATTTATTACCGCGATGACATCAGCACTCATTGCACATATATGCAGCGGCGATCCGCTGTCGCGGATACTATTTGTGAGTGTGGATCTGGTGTTGATGTTGCTGGCGATTCGTTACGTCTCCAAAACTGACTTCTTGATTAAAAAACAAAGATCATGA
- a CDS encoding serine hydrolase, giving the protein MNPIKILLLSCVSFVVLSFSSTLSAQNIKRLDGSSISSDQLDHTIKELVDTAKVAGLSVAVFNKNKPVYIKSYGYADLSTQKKMDTGTIYWSCSLSKAVFAYIVLKMADKGIIDLDTPLVHYLKKPLYEYVFTKKSRGYQQIKDDKRYEKITARMCLDHTTGLPNYRGFEPDGKLRIKYDPGTRFSYSGEGLYLLQFVLEQITGKDFEVIAQEEAFHPLAMKNSSYVWQDAFDKNYCVGHDSLQKPYEFDKRTSPHSAGSMYTTINDFSIFFSALLQKKGLSKKSSHEMFSPQVAILSRQQFGPNALVDDKTAANTNIFYGLGVGLLKTPYGYAFFKEGHSEGWGHYAIGFPDKGIGIVIMTNSDYGESIFKSLMEAAIGNTFTPWYWENYISYDQH; this is encoded by the coding sequence ATGAACCCCATAAAAATCTTACTTCTTTCCTGTGTATCATTCGTTGTGCTATCATTTTCTTCAACCCTTTCGGCACAAAACATAAAGCGGCTGGACGGCTCTTCGATCAGTTCTGATCAGTTAGACCATACCATAAAAGAACTGGTGGATACTGCGAAAGTTGCAGGATTATCTGTGGCTGTCTTCAATAAAAATAAACCTGTCTATATAAAAAGTTATGGCTATGCGGACCTTTCAACACAAAAAAAGATGGACACCGGCACCATTTATTGGAGCTGTTCTTTGAGCAAAGCTGTGTTTGCCTATATTGTTTTGAAAATGGCCGACAAAGGCATTATCGACCTTGATACCCCATTGGTGCATTACCTGAAGAAACCATTATATGAATATGTTTTTACGAAGAAAAGCCGGGGGTACCAGCAAATCAAAGATGACAAAAGATACGAAAAGATTACAGCAAGAATGTGCCTGGACCATACCACCGGTCTGCCTAATTACAGGGGATTCGAACCTGATGGGAAACTGAGGATTAAATATGATCCGGGAACCCGGTTTAGCTATTCAGGAGAAGGACTGTACCTGTTGCAGTTTGTATTGGAGCAGATTACAGGCAAAGATTTTGAAGTTATTGCCCAGGAAGAAGCCTTTCATCCTTTAGCGATGAAAAACAGCAGCTATGTATGGCAGGATGCTTTTGATAAAAACTATTGTGTCGGACATGATTCGTTACAGAAGCCTTATGAATTCGACAAAAGAACTTCTCCTCATTCCGCCGGATCGATGTATACTACCATAAACGATTTCTCCATTTTCTTCAGCGCCTTATTACAGAAAAAAGGACTCTCGAAGAAAAGCAGCCACGAAATGTTTTCTCCACAGGTGGCCATTCTGTCCAGGCAACAATTTGGCCCTAATGCATTAGTAGACGACAAAACAGCCGCCAATACCAATATATTTTATGGTTTAGGAGTTGGTTTACTTAAAACGCCTTATGGCTATGCCTTCTTTAAAGAGGGCCATAGCGAAGGTTGGGGGCATTATGCCATCGGATTTCCGGACAAAGGGATTGGCATCGTTATTATGACCAACAGTGATTATGGGGAAAGTATTTTTAAATCCCTGATGGAAGCGGCGATTGGTAATACATTTACGCCCTGGTACTGGGAAAACTATATCTCGTACGATCAGCACTAA
- a CDS encoding AAA family ATPase, protein MYNKENFYILTGGPGSGKSTLLLELRQRGYDVVQESGRKVIREQIKHNGNALPWEDTAAYSQLMLKQATRDYKRYITSTNTCFFDRGVPDVLGYVSLIKGPSIATYEEAAANYRYNTDVFILPPWELIYENDAERKQDFQLAIATYEQMKKTYSSLGYNLIEVPKDVVAARATFILNYLYEKDSNF, encoded by the coding sequence ATGTACAACAAAGAAAACTTTTACATCCTCACAGGAGGCCCCGGTTCCGGCAAAAGCACGCTGCTGCTGGAATTGCGCCAACGTGGCTATGATGTAGTGCAGGAATCCGGCCGTAAAGTTATCCGCGAACAGATCAAACATAATGGCAATGCCCTTCCCTGGGAAGATACTGCCGCCTATTCGCAGCTGATGCTCAAACAGGCCACCAGAGATTACAAACGATATATCACCTCTACCAACACCTGTTTCTTCGACAGGGGAGTACCAGATGTGCTGGGATATGTATCATTGATCAAAGGCCCGTCCATAGCCACTTATGAAGAGGCCGCCGCTAACTACAGATATAATACGGACGTATTCATTCTTCCACCGTGGGAACTCATCTACGAAAATGATGCAGAACGCAAACAGGATTTCCAGCTGGCCATAGCCACCTACGAGCAAATGAAAAAAACGTATAGTAGTTTAGGTTATAACCTCATTGAAGTACCTAAAGACGTAGTAGCCGCCCGCGCCACTTTCATACTCAATTACCTGTACGAAAAGGACAGCAATTTTTAA